From the genome of Persephonella atlantica:
GATGGATATAAAGATAAAGGGACTTACAAAAGAAATTCTTCAGGAAGCCTTGCAACAGGCTAAGAAAGCAAGACTTTACATACTTGACCTGATGTATAAGGCAATGCCACAGCCAAGACCAGAGCTCTCTCCACATGCACCAAAAATCATAACAATGAGGGTTCTCCCTGAGAAAATACCGATAATAATAGGACCATCTGGCAAAAACATAAAGAAAATAATTGAAGAGACAGGCGTCAAAGTAGACCTGCAACCTGATGGGCTGGTCAGAATATATGCTGTTGATGGAGAAAGCGGAGAGAAAGCCCGTCAGATGATTGAAGAGCTGATTATGGATATAGAGCTTGGAGAAGTTTACATGGGAAGGGTAACAAGAGTTGAAGATTATGGAGCATTTGTTGAACTGCTCCCCGGTAAGTTATCACTTCTCCATGTTTCTCAGATATCCTCCGAGAGAATAAGATCAGCCAAAGATAAAATAAAAGTAGGAGATATTCTTACTGTAAAAGTGATAGATATTGATGAACAGGGAAGGGCAAAGGTTTCCCTAAAAGAAGTCAAAAAAGGAGAGCAGCCTAAAAATAAATTTTTATTTGAGTAAATCTGGGGCTGTCGCCCCTTATACATTTTTTATCACAATTCCACTATCTATTGTTAAAAGATCTTTCATCTCCATCTCAAACAGAATAACAGAAAGCTTGTCTACAGGAATACCTGTAATCTGCGCAACCATATCTATATGAACTGGATGTGAGACTGCGTTCATTATTTTCTTTTCAATTTCAGAAAGATTTACCTCACTTTTTATTTTTTTATTTTTCAAAAACGGAAGATTTTCTAATATATCTTCCAGCTCGACAACAGGAACAGCCCCTTCTTTTATCAGCAAGTTGCTTCCCTTACCATAAGAACTGTTTATGTTAGAAGGGACAGCAAAAACAACCCTTCCGTAATCGTTTGCCAGTCTGGCAGTTATCAATGCTCCAGACTTTTCACCTGCCTCCACAACGACTGTTCCATAAGAAATGCCAGCTATTATTCTATTTCTAACAGGAAACGTATGTTTTGAAGGTTTTGTCCCTACAGTAAACTCCGATAGAAGACAGCCGTTCTCTTCCATGTTCCTGTAAAGTCCTCTATTTTCAGGTGGAAAAATATAATCAATCCCACCACCAAGAATCCCTACTGTGTATCCCCCTTTCCTGAGACATGCACTGTGAACTACCGCATCAATACCTGAAGCCATTCCTGATATAACACCTATTCCATTTTCCACAAGATACTCGGTAACCTTTACTGCAATTGACTTTCCATAAACAGAGCATTTCCTGCTGCCAACGACAGAAATAAAAGGAATCTTAAAACTGGCAATTCCTTTGAAGAACAGAAAAGGGGGAGGATCAGGAATCTCCTTAAGCAGAGGTGGATAATCATCATCTTCGATTGTCACATAACCTGCCCCTACTTTTTCAGCTTTTTCCAGTTCTTTTAATGCCTTATCCCTGAGTAGAGTATCTCTGTTTTTCAGCAAAAGAAACAGCTTTTCTCCAAATTGTTCTCTAACAACCTCTGGATTCTGGAGCACATACGATATACTTCCAAATCTCTCCTGCAGTTTTTTTATTGTTTTCCTCCCCACACCCTTTATGAAAGATATCTCAATATAGTCTATAATAGACATCACTACCTCCGAATATAAATATAAAGAATGGAAAAAACAAAATCATTATGGAAGCTTATTGGTGAGTTGAAAAAGCAGAAAAAGTTAGAGGTTGCTGTTTTTTATGAAGAGGTTCCTATAAAGGGAGTTATAGAGATTTCTGAAGTGGACGACAGTCTGGAACAGATAATATGGAAAGCAGACAGAAAAATCTTACCTGTTCTTAAAGAAACAAGGCATATATATTTCAAACTTAATGAGGAGATATTCATTCTTACTGTAATAGCATATGACAGCAAAGAAATAGCAACATCATTTCCTGTTTTAGCTCTGGACAAAAAGCTGAACAGAGCCTATGTAAGGGTCAAAACATCAGAATCCCATCCCGTTAGAGTAGAGATAGAAGGTATTGATTTTTTTGCTGAAGACATAAGTGAAGCCGGTGTGGGAATTATTTCAGAAGAGACAAAAATAAAAAATCTGGAAGAAGGCAGAGAATACTCAATAAAGCTGAATGTTAAAAATGAAGAAATAACAGTAAAGGGTATTATTGTATACAGGAAGAAAGCAGGTAAATCTGTTGAAAGAATAGGTATAAAGTTTACGCATATTAAGATGAAAGACAGAGATAAGATAGCAAGATGTATAATGGAAAGGCAGAGAGAGATAGCCAGAAAAATATCAATGTTCAAATCTTAAATCCAGTAAGCTTTTATTTTACCTTTTATCCAGTCCCACAGAACTTTTCTTGCTGCTCTTTCTAAGTCTATCTTTCCCCCAGAAATTACGTAGTTTAACTTTTTTCCTATCTTCTCCAGCGTTTTTAACGGTTCCTCATCTGGTTCTATACCGTATGTTTCTTCCAGAGCTTCTGGTCTCTCCCTTAATATCCTGTCTATAAGCTTCTGGGCAACCTCAACAGGCTGTTCTAATTTATCAGGTATCCACGAGCATTTAAGAGCAAGATCACTCTGGTATTCCAGTGTTATTATACCCGGTGTGTCAATAAGATATACATTTCTGTAAAGTTTTATCAGCTTTTCTCCCCTGGTCATGCCAGGTTTTGGTGACGTTGTTGCAACCCTTTTCCTTTTTAAAGCATTAATGAATGAAGATTTCCCTACATTTGGATAACCAAGAACACCTATCTTGATAATCTTTTTCTTATGTGAAAGTTCTTTTATAAGATTATCTATCTCTCGTTTGCCTATATTTTTGTGTGAAGAAAAGAGAACAACAGGAAACTCCTTTTCTATTATCTTTTTTACCTTTCTGGCAAACCACTGGGGAACAAGGTCTGCCTTGTTCATAACAATGACAAGTTTTTTATTCCTTTCTTTCGCCAATTGTTCTATAACACTATTTCTTGTTTCAAAAGGAATTCTTGCATCTACTATCTCAAAAATAACATCTGCATCAGACAGAACCTTTTTTGCTATACTCTTTTCTCTCAACCATTCTCTTGGTTTCTCCATCACAATCTCCGAAATAATTTATAATATTTAGTCTAATCAACAGCTCCTGGAGACGATTATTGAAGAAGATTATAATACCAGTTTTTTGTATTCTGATTCTGATAGGTTTTTCTTACAGCAAAGCTCCTGTGTCTATTGAAGCTGAAAGCATAAAAAAGGTTTCTGAAACAACGGTTGTTGCAGAAGGTTCCGTAATAGTAAAGTACAAAGGAGAAGTCCTGAAAGCAGACAAAATAATCTACGACAAAAAAAATAAAAAGATATTCATGGAAGGAAATATAAAAATAAAAACGGAAAGGTATAATCTCACTGCTGATAAAGGATGGATTGATGAAAAAGGGGCAAACGGGGAATTTTATAGAGTCACAGGAGTAATAGAGAAGTACTACTACATAAAGGCAGAAAAAATAAAAAAATTCGGTAACAGATATTACTTTTATAACGGTGAGATATCAACCTGTTCCTTTGATCAGTACGACTGGTACATAAAAACAAAAAAGGGTGTTCTTATTAAAGATGACAGCATAAAACTGTACAACGTTTCCTTAAAATTCTGTGGCGTTCCTGTTTTTTTCACACCTTTTTTCTCATATCCTGCAACAAACAGGAAAACAGGATTTCTGTTTCCAGAAATAGGAACAGACAGCTATAACGACTTTAAATACACACAGCCCTTTTTCCTTGTATTAACAAGACATTCAGATATGACACTTACTTTTGACTACAGAAATCAGCAGGGAAAAGGTATAGATGTAGAATACAGGAACAGACTTTCTACAGACAGTTATTACACAGGAAGTTTCACTGTTTTCACAGAAAATTCCGGTGGCAAATGGTGGCAGAACAGAATATACCCTCCATTAAAAAACAGATGGAGAATTTATGGGAAATCGGATGTTCACCGTGAGGATTTTGATCTTTCCTTTATATACGACATTCCAAGCGACCCATACTTTTTTGAAGATATATATAATGCAACACAGCTCAGATATCAGTCATACACAAAAACACAGCTGATTGGACTCTTAGATAAAAAATATTTTACGTTTGAACTGAACTTTGACTTTCTTTACGATTTGACAAAAGACAATAATGAGCAGACACTTCAAAGATTACCGGAACTGAGATTTTACCTGAAAAAATCAAAGATATTTAAAAACTTTCCTCTCTATATAGATTTTCTGTCTGTGAATACAAATTTCTATAGAGAAAAAGGCACATCAGGTTTCCGCTCTGATAATACGGTAAACATTGAGCTTTACTCATACCTAAAAGGAATATCTAACCTTATCAGATTTTCTCCCCGTGGAACATGGTATTACATAACCAGTGGTTTTAAGAAAGACAGATCTCCAACGAGAAATATATTCTCTATTGAAGACAGGCTGAGATATACATTTATCCGAAATTACTCTTCATTTTTACATTCAGTAATACCGGAAGTGAGATTTACAAGAATAACAAAGGTAAATCAGGAGAACCTTCCCAGCTTTGATAAAGAAGATAGAATAAAAGATGCAAAAGATATTGATTTTTCCCTTTTTAACATACTGAATTTCAGCAACAACAACTTTCTATCCTGGGAGATATCTACCGGATACACGCTCAATAATTACTATTATTTAGGAAACAACAGATTAGACGGCCATAAAAAACCTGTTAAAAACAGATTCTATTTCCAGATAAATGGATTTTATGGAGAAAACACCCTTTACTATGACTTTTATTTCAATCAGATTGTCCGTTCAATTACAACATTTACCATTCCTGTAACCTCATGGTTCACATACTCTATATCTCACTCATTTGATAAAGGGCTGTTTGAAGGTTCAACCACTATTAATCAGATAAATCAAACTGCACGCCTTTATTACAGAAATATATCCTTTTCTTTTTCTGTGCTAAGCAACATAAAACAGGGATACATACAGAGGAAATCCGCAAGATTTACACTAAACAGAAAATGCTGGAATTTAAGGGTTACATACTCTGAAGATTTCAACATAATAACAGGGAAAACATTCAGGTCTATATATGTATATATAAACATTCTCAAAACAGATATAAAACTGCCATTTGTGAGCAGAACGCTATAATTTCAATCGTTCTGTTATGTTTCTACCTGTCTCCAGAAGAGCTTTCTTCAAAAACTCCGTGTTCTCCTTCCTGTATCTCTCAATAGGTGCCAGTACGGAAACAGATGCTATAGGACTTTCTGTCTCATCTCTTATCACCGTTGCTATTTCTACAACTTCAGGCTCCGTATTTTCTATGTCTTCTTCAACAAAAAATCCTTTCTCCTTTTTTCCTCTGATCATAGCCTTTCCCGGTGCAGAAGTTAGCGCGGGAAATCTCTTGCCAATCCGTGAGTTAACCAGGACAGGCCTTTTAGTTTCTTCCGAATGAACATAAACAACAGAATCCTCATGTAAAACAGATATATATACACTCTCTCCTGTACTATTCCTCAAACTTCTCATAAAAGGTCTGGCTTTTTTTAAAAAATACAGATTCTTTATATATGCATGTTCCAGAGATAAAAGTTTCATACCCAGCTTATAATGACCTGTCTCCTTATCCTGCTCAATTATTCCTTTAACTTCTAATGTTGCCAGTATTCTAAAAACATTGTTTTTGTTCAATCCCAATATACCACTCAGCTCTGTAACTCCAAGATTATCCTTTTCTTTCAGAGCTTCTATAAGATCAAGAGCTTTTTCCACTGATGTCTTTGCACCTTTCTTTTTCATACCAGTCCTTTTAAATGAAATTTTTATAATTTTTCGTATATTTTATAACAAAACAAAAGAGAAAAAAGTGAAAATGAGACTGATTGTCATTACAGGAACAACAGCAACAGGAAAAACAGAGCTATCTATACAGCTTGCAAAAATGATAGATGGTGAGATTATCAGTGCAGATTCAATGATGGTTTACAGACACATGGATATTGGAACAGCAAAGCCTACTGTAGAAGAAAGACAGGGTATTCCACACCATCTCATTGATGTTGTTAATCCTGATGAAGAATTTTCTGCAAAAGATTTCCTGGAGATAGCTGACAGAAAAATAGAAGAAATTACACAGAGAGGAAAAATTCCTATTGTTGTCGGAGGGACATGGCTCTATATACATACACTTTTATACGGTCTTACAGATGCTCCACCATCGGACTGGAAGTTAAGAGAAAATCTGTACAAAAGAGATAAAAAAGAACTTTTCTCAGAGCTGGAAAATGTTGACCCACTGTACGCATCAAAGATACATCCCAATGATAAAAAAAGAGTAATAAGGGCTTTAGAGGTTTATTATCTAACAGGGAAACCTTTTTCACAGTATCATTTGAAACACAGATTCAGAGAAAAGAGATACAGTTTTGCAGGTTTTATACTTGAGAGGGAAAAAGAGGAGATAATGGAAAGAATAGAAAAAAGGGTTGAAACAATGTTTGAAAAAGGTCTCGTTGAAGAGACAAAAAAACTGTTGGAAATGGGCTACGAAAAGGCTGTAACCTCAAAACAGGCAATAGGCTACAAAGAACTCATTCCATATATAAAGGGAGAAACAGACCTTCTATCAGCAAAACGGCAGATAATTAAAAACACAAAAGATTTTGCAAAGAGACAGATAAGAACATTCAGGTCTAAACTAAAAGGAAAGGATTGGCAGAGAATAACAATATCTAACTATACAAAGGATAAACTTTTAGATACAATTATAAAAAAAATAAATGTGGAGGAAAAAGATGAACATACAGGATGAGCTTCTGGAAGAACTGAAAGAAGAAGGAAGGGAAGTTGTTATATACCTTACAAGAGGAACAAGAATTACTGGAAAAATACTGGCATCAGATCAATTTACCATACTGATTGAAGTAAATGGAGAAAAGCAGCTGGTTTATAAACATGCTATAAGTACAATAGTTGCAGAAACGTAAAATAAAAATATATTTAGCCGTATGAGATGTATATTAATAGGAGTAAAAACAAAAGAAAAAACAGAAAAGGAACTGAAACAGTCTCTATACGAGCTTGAGGGTCTCGTTGAGGCTTTAAACGGAAAAGCATTGGGAAGATTGTACCAGAAAAGAGAAGTTCCTGATCCGGCCACTTTCATAGGAAAAGGAAAGGTGAAACAGCTAAAAGAAATAGCTGAAGGTACAAAAGCAGACACACTTATTTTTGATACTAAGCTCTCTCCTGTACAGATATCAAACATAGAGAATATAACAGGTATAAAAGTAATGGACAGGACAGACCTTATCCTGTCTATATTTTCAGAAAGGGCAAAAACCCGACAGGCAAAACTTCAGGTAGAACTTGCTACATTACAGCACCAGCTTCCCCGAATATACGGACAGAAAGGTAAAGCTCTGTCCCGTATTGGCGGAGGAATGAAAACAAAAGGAGCAGGAGAAAAGATAGGAGAGATAAAGGTAAGAACCATAAAAAACAGAATTTCAAAGATAAAAAAAGAGCTTGAACAGATAAAAAAACAGAGAGCCCAGCAGAGAAAGTGGAGAAATAAAAACCCAGATGTCCTCAAGGTTGCACTTGTAGGTTATACAAATGCAGGCAAATCAAGTCTCCTTAACAGACTTACAAAAAGAGAAACATTTATATCCGACCAGTTGTTTGCCACTTTAGATACAAAAACGTCTTACATTGTATTCCCTGATATAGGTAAAAAAGCTGTAATCACAGACACCGTTGGCTTTGTTAAAGATATGCCTGAAGAGATAATGGAAGCATTCATGGCAACATTAGAAGAGGTAAAAGAGGCAGACCTTATCCTGCACGTAATAGATATATCTGACGAAAACTGGACAGAGAAGATGGAAGCTGTTGAAAAAATAATGGAAAAGATAAAAATAAAAGAGAAACCTACCATTGTGGTTCTTAATAAAGTTGATAGAGTTATTCCTTCAGAGGATTTCCTTGACAGCTCAGAAGAAACAATGCTTACAGGAAAGAGAGAAACTGTTATAATATCTGTAAACAAAGGCTGGAATTTAGACAGATTGATTGAAAAAATAAAGCTTTATGCAAAAGAGTTAACGGCAGTCAGTTATGATTGAGGAGGATAAAATGGAGAGCTGTGTTTTCTGCAAGATAATAAACAGAGAGATTCCCTCAGAGATTGTTTATGAAGATGAGCTGATGATAGCATTCAAAGATATAGCACCTCAGGCAAAGGTTCATGTTCTTCTCGTTCCTAAAGAACACATACCTAACAACCTTTACCTTGAGGGAAGGCATAAACCATTGATAGGTCACATAATACTGAAGGCAAACGAGATAGCAAAACAGCTCGGCATTGCCGAAACAGGATTCAGACTAATCGTTAACACAGGCAGAGATTCAGGGCAGGAAGTTCCCCACATACACTGGCATCTTTTAGGTGGAGAACCTTTAGGAAGGTTGATATGCAAGTGATGGGAAATAAAGTGGTTAAGGAAGTTGATACAAGAGGAATGTTCTGTCCCACTCCCCTTATATTTGTATCAAAAGAGCTGAAAAATATACCTGTAGGAAAAAGATTAAAGGTACTGGCAGACGATAAAGCATTTAAAAAAGACATAAAGATATGGTGCCACGATACAGGAAACAAACTCATCTCTCTTGAAGAAAATAATGGAATTATAACGGCAGTTATAGAACGCGGTAAAGGATGGCATGGGGATACGCTGTTTGAAAAACTGAAATTCTATGCAATAGGCGTAAAACTTCATATGTACGATTATTTCTTTAGAGTCTTTAAATCTGCAGGCCCAAAATACATAATAACTTTTATGTCCATACCGGAAGGTTTTAGAGCGATAGACTTTCTTAAAGAAAAAGGGATTAATGATTTCGTAACTCTGCCTGTTCCTGACGAGATTTACGAGTTCTGCGGCGTTGTTATAGGATTTAAAAGCAAAGATAGAGCCGTACAGGTTTACAACTTTCTGAAAGATCACAGTTTTGGTGTGGAGAATATCCATATCGTTGACAGGAAAAGAAAATATCCCGTATTGAAAGATTTTTAAGACTTTTTCATCTTATTTATCTGGAATGTAACATTCTGCGGATGACAGCAACCCTTCAAACTTATATTCATATTGTTAACTATCGCATTGTACGCATCCATAAAATTCATTACCTCGCCACCAAATCCTTTTTTGAACCTTTCTGCATCATCTTTTGAAGCAAATGGAATCGCACTGGGACTACAGCAGGGAACTGCTGAACTCCCTACAACATACCATGCATTCAGAGCACTGACAGGGTTTTCTGTAATAAAGTCGTATGTTATAGCTGAAACTTTCTTATCTTCGTATTTGCTGTGAAGTAAAAATCCACAGTGCTCACAGCATGCCTCTATAACTTTGTAATCTTCCACAGTAATCCTGTATGGGTATGCCCTCGTTATCGGCTTGTCACATATGGGGCATGTATCTACAATAAGAGCTTCAGGATTTTCTCTTTCATTTAAGAGGATCGCACCATGTTTTCTCTTTATCTCCCCTTCTTTCTCCAACTCTCTCACATCTCTGTATATGGTCATCTCTGACACATTAAAAATCCGGCTCAGCTCTTTAACAGATATTTCTTTTCTGTCCTTTAATATTTCCAGTATTTTTTCTTTTCTGTTCATACTTCCTCCTATTCAAGAACTCCTTTTGTTGATGGAGTTCCTTTTCTCTTTGGATCAATTTCAATAGCGTGTCTTAGTGCAACAGCAAATGCTTTTGTTAATGCCTCAGCCACGTGGTGGAGATTTTTTCCAGAAAGAGCTTTCAGGTGAACTGTAATACCTGCAGAGAGAACAAACCCTTTAAAAAACTCCTCCATCAGCTCAAAATCAAACTGGGTTATTTTTCCTTTTAATCCCATGTCGTCATAAAATAGCAATGGTCTTCCAGACAGGTCTATAGAACACATTGCAAGAGCTTCATCCATAGGTATGATAGCATGACCAAATCTTCTTATTCCCTTTTTATCACCAAGGGCTTCTTTCAATGCTGTTCCTAAAACGATACCTACATCCTCTACTGTGTGATGGTGGCTCACGTGAATATCGCCAGTTGCCATCACTTCCACATCAATGAGGGAATGTTTGGAAAATGTTTCAACCATATGTGTCAGGAATCCAACAGGTGTATCAACACTGTATTTTCCTGTTCCATCTAAATTTATTGACAGTTCTATCTGTGTCTCCTTTGTCTCCCTTTTTATTGTAACCTTTCTCATTTTTTATCTCCTGTTCGTTCTTTCAGTGCCGTTCCTCTCCTGTCTTTTCCCTTTACAGGAAGAATTTCACACATCTCAGAAAGCCTTGAGGCAATAGCCTGCCCCATCCTTTCTTCTAATGTGTTTTCTAATATGTCTTCTTCAACTTTTTTCTTACTTTTCAGCTCAATGTTAGATGTTATTATTATCGGTTTCAAATCATTATACCTGTTAATTATTATGTAGTGTAGTATATCCCTTGCCCAGTCTGACAGTCTTTCTGAACCGAGATCGTCAAGAACAAGGATAGGTGTTTCAATTACTTCTTCTAAAATTTCCCTTGAAGAAGCAGAACCATCAAAAGAGGCTTTCAGATTAAAAAGTAAAGATCTGGTGTCATAAAACAGACCTACAACCCCTTTTCTTTTAAAAAATTCCTTTAGGATACCAACAGCAAGATGTGTCTTCCCCACTCCAGGAGGTCCAACGAGAAACAATCCTTTTCCTTCTAAAAAATCTTCAGAGTTTATGTAATCCTCTATCCTTGTCAGTATAAAATTATGTCCGTACTTTTTTTCGGGAATAAAGTTTTCCAGCTCTTTATCTCTGTACCTTCTGGGAATTCTCATTCTGCTAAAAATATCTTCCGTAATTTCAGAATACCGGCACAGACATTTCTTTACACCGTCTTTTCCCATTACCCAGCCAGTATCTTCACAAAGAGAGCATTTTACTTCTTCCATATATCTCTCCAGAAAGTATTTGAAAATAAGATATATATTTTGTGTTAATTTAACAAGATTATTTACTTTCTTGAAGTTCAGACAGCTTTTTTTCTAACTGTTTAAGGGTTTTTAAGATCTCTTTTTTAAATCTGTTAAAATCCTCTCTGCTGAGTTTTTCTTCAAGTTCTCTTAACTGTTTTTTTATCTCTTTTAACTGCTCTTTTATCTGCTGGTCTTCTTTTATCTTTTCCTTTATACCTTCTGTTAAATGCAGTATCCCCTGTTTAATCTCCTCTATTCCTTTCTGTATTTTATCTTCGGAAGCATAGGCAA
Proteins encoded in this window:
- the dprA gene encoding DNA-processing protein DprA: MSIIDYIEISFIKGVGRKTIKKLQERFGSISYVLQNPEVVREQFGEKLFLLLKNRDTLLRDKALKELEKAEKVGAGYVTIEDDDYPPLLKEIPDPPPFLFFKGIASFKIPFISVVGSRKCSVYGKSIAVKVTEYLVENGIGVISGMASGIDAVVHSACLRKGGYTVGILGGGIDYIFPPENRGLYRNMEENGCLLSEFTVGTKPSKHTFPVRNRIIAGISYGTVVVEAGEKSGALITARLANDYGRVVFAVPSNINSSYGKGSNLLIKEGAVPVVELEDILENLPFLKNKKIKSEVNLSEIEKKIMNAVSHPVHIDMVAQITGIPVDKLSVILFEMEMKDLLTIDSGIVIKNV
- a CDS encoding PilZ domain-containing protein, whose translation is MEKTKSLWKLIGELKKQKKLEVAVFYEEVPIKGVIEISEVDDSLEQIIWKADRKILPVLKETRHIYFKLNEEIFILTVIAYDSKEIATSFPVLALDKKLNRAYVRVKTSESHPVRVEIEGIDFFAEDISEAGVGIISEETKIKNLEEGREYSIKLNVKNEEITVKGIIVYRKKAGKSVERIGIKFTHIKMKDRDKIARCIMERQREIARKISMFKS
- a CDS encoding YlqF/YawG family GTPase, giving the protein MEKPREWLREKSIAKKVLSDADVIFEIVDARIPFETRNSVIEQLAKERNKKLVIVMNKADLVPQWFARKVKKIIEKEFPVVLFSSHKNIGKREIDNLIKELSHKKKIIKIGVLGYPNVGKSSFINALKRKRVATTSPKPGMTRGEKLIKLYRNVYLIDTPGIITLEYQSDLALKCSWIPDKLEQPVEVAQKLIDRILRERPEALEETYGIEPDEEPLKTLEKIGKKLNYVISGGKIDLERAARKVLWDWIKGKIKAYWI
- a CDS encoding LPS-assembly protein LptD, yielding MKKIIIPVFCILILIGFSYSKAPVSIEAESIKKVSETTVVAEGSVIVKYKGEVLKADKIIYDKKNKKIFMEGNIKIKTERYNLTADKGWIDEKGANGEFYRVTGVIEKYYYIKAEKIKKFGNRYYFYNGEISTCSFDQYDWYIKTKKGVLIKDDSIKLYNVSLKFCGVPVFFTPFFSYPATNRKTGFLFPEIGTDSYNDFKYTQPFFLVLTRHSDMTLTFDYRNQQGKGIDVEYRNRLSTDSYYTGSFTVFTENSGGKWWQNRIYPPLKNRWRIYGKSDVHREDFDLSFIYDIPSDPYFFEDIYNATQLRYQSYTKTQLIGLLDKKYFTFELNFDFLYDLTKDNNEQTLQRLPELRFYLKKSKIFKNFPLYIDFLSVNTNFYREKGTSGFRSDNTVNIELYSYLKGISNLIRFSPRGTWYYITSGFKKDRSPTRNIFSIEDRLRYTFIRNYSSFLHSVIPEVRFTRITKVNQENLPSFDKEDRIKDAKDIDFSLFNILNFSNNNFLSWEISTGYTLNNYYYLGNNRLDGHKKPVKNRFYFQINGFYGENTLYYDFYFNQIVRSITTFTIPVTSWFTYSISHSFDKGLFEGSTTINQINQTARLYYRNISFSFSVLSNIKQGYIQRKSARFTLNRKCWNLRVTYSEDFNIITGKTFRSIYVYINILKTDIKLPFVSRTL
- a CDS encoding IclR family transcriptional regulator, whose amino-acid sequence is MKKKGAKTSVEKALDLIEALKEKDNLGVTELSGILGLNKNNVFRILATLEVKGIIEQDKETGHYKLGMKLLSLEHAYIKNLYFLKKARPFMRSLRNSTGESVYISVLHEDSVVYVHSEETKRPVLVNSRIGKRFPALTSAPGKAMIRGKKEKGFFVEEDIENTEPEVVEIATVIRDETESPIASVSVLAPIERYRKENTEFLKKALLETGRNITERLKL
- the miaA gene encoding tRNA (adenosine(37)-N6)-dimethylallyltransferase MiaA codes for the protein MRLIVITGTTATGKTELSIQLAKMIDGEIISADSMMVYRHMDIGTAKPTVEERQGIPHHLIDVVNPDEEFSAKDFLEIADRKIEEITQRGKIPIVVGGTWLYIHTLLYGLTDAPPSDWKLRENLYKRDKKELFSELENVDPLYASKIHPNDKKRVIRALEVYYLTGKPFSQYHLKHRFREKRYSFAGFILEREKEEIMERIEKRVETMFEKGLVEETKKLLEMGYEKAVTSKQAIGYKELIPYIKGETDLLSAKRQIIKNTKDFAKRQIRTFRSKLKGKDWQRITISNYTKDKLLDTIIKKINVEEKDEHTG
- the hfq gene encoding RNA chaperone Hfq; amino-acid sequence: MNIQDELLEELKEEGREVVIYLTRGTRITGKILASDQFTILIEVNGEKQLVYKHAISTIVAET
- the hflX gene encoding GTPase HflX, with the translated sequence MRCILIGVKTKEKTEKELKQSLYELEGLVEALNGKALGRLYQKREVPDPATFIGKGKVKQLKEIAEGTKADTLIFDTKLSPVQISNIENITGIKVMDRTDLILSIFSERAKTRQAKLQVELATLQHQLPRIYGQKGKALSRIGGGMKTKGAGEKIGEIKVRTIKNRISKIKKELEQIKKQRAQQRKWRNKNPDVLKVALVGYTNAGKSSLLNRLTKRETFISDQLFATLDTKTSYIVFPDIGKKAVITDTVGFVKDMPEEIMEAFMATLEEVKEADLILHVIDISDENWTEKMEAVEKIMEKIKIKEKPTIVVLNKVDRVIPSEDFLDSSEETMLTGKRETVIISVNKGWNLDRLIEKIKLYAKELTAVSYD
- a CDS encoding histidine triad nucleotide-binding protein → MESCVFCKIINREIPSEIVYEDELMIAFKDIAPQAKVHVLLVPKEHIPNNLYLEGRHKPLIGHIILKANEIAKQLGIAETGFRLIVNTGRDSGQEVPHIHWHLLGGEPLGRLICK
- a CDS encoding sulfurtransferase TusA family protein, whose product is MQVMGNKVVKEVDTRGMFCPTPLIFVSKELKNIPVGKRLKVLADDKAFKKDIKIWCHDTGNKLISLEENNGIITAVIERGKGWHGDTLFEKLKFYAIGVKLHMYDYFFRVFKSAGPKYIITFMSIPEGFRAIDFLKEKGINDFVTLPVPDEIYEFCGVVIGFKSKDRAVQVYNFLKDHSFGVENIHIVDRKRKYPVLKDF
- a CDS encoding DeoR family transcriptional regulator, with amino-acid sequence MNRKEKILEILKDRKEISVKELSRIFNVSEMTIYRDVRELEKEGEIKRKHGAILLNERENPEALIVDTCPICDKPITRAYPYRITVEDYKVIEACCEHCGFLLHSKYEDKKVSAITYDFITENPVSALNAWYVVGSSAVPCCSPSAIPFASKDDAERFKKGFGGEVMNFMDAYNAIVNNMNISLKGCCHPQNVTFQINKMKKS
- the hisB gene encoding imidazoleglycerol-phosphate dehydratase HisB, with translation MRKVTIKRETKETQIELSINLDGTGKYSVDTPVGFLTHMVETFSKHSLIDVEVMATGDIHVSHHHTVEDVGIVLGTALKEALGDKKGIRRFGHAIIPMDEALAMCSIDLSGRPLLFYDDMGLKGKITQFDFELMEEFFKGFVLSAGITVHLKALSGKNLHHVAEALTKAFAVALRHAIEIDPKRKGTPSTKGVLE
- a CDS encoding ATP-binding protein; the protein is MEEVKCSLCEDTGWVMGKDGVKKCLCRYSEITEDIFSRMRIPRRYRDKELENFIPEKKYGHNFILTRIEDYINSEDFLEGKGLFLVGPPGVGKTHLAVGILKEFFKRKGVVGLFYDTRSLLFNLKASFDGSASSREILEEVIETPILVLDDLGSERLSDWARDILHYIIINRYNDLKPIIITSNIELKSKKKVEEDILENTLEERMGQAIASRLSEMCEILPVKGKDRRGTALKERTGDKK